A window from Salmo trutta chromosome 29, fSalTru1.1, whole genome shotgun sequence encodes these proteins:
- the spaca9 gene encoding LOW QUALITY PROTEIN: sperm acrosome-associated protein 9 (The sequence of the model RefSeq protein was modified relative to this genomic sequence to represent the inferred CDS: inserted 2 bases in 1 codon), with product MREARERLKAIKHTHNLFKLQQFIFIAALXRSREHAHDRTEQVASVMQVRPSLNRYMEHHCSNATDLHIFTLFLKIVGGVEGCSEAPEEQQPKPWVSLFSNPGPFFVCCYPHDEVNRLSCDEVRNYYGGVVSLIPLALELLQRMASSYTYCGQDNTSAGNPNVDVLESSGQLVWETCLSA from the exons ATGCGTGAGGCAAGGGAGAGGTTGAAGgccattaaacacacacacaacctcttcAAACTGCAGCAGTTCATTTTCATAGCAGCCCT GAGGTCACGAGAGCATGCTCATGATAGGACAGAACAAGTGGCATCAGTCATGCAGGTGAGACCATCTCTCAACA GGTACATGGAGCACCACTGTAGTAATGCCACAGATCTACACATTTTCACCCTCTTCTTGAAAATTGTGGGAGGAGTAGAGGGCTGTTCTGAGGCTCCTGAAGAGCAACAACCAAAGCCCTGGGTGTCA CTGTTTTCTAACCCAGGTCCTTTCTTTGTCTGTTGTTACCCACACGATGAAGTGAATCGACTAAGCTGTGACGAGGTCAGGAACTACTACGGTGGTGTGGTAAGCCTTATCCCACTAGCACTGGAGCTACTGCAAAGGATGGCCAGTTCCTACACCTATTGCGGCCAGGACAACACGTCTGCTGGGAATCCTAATGTGGATGTGCTTGAGTCCTCAGGACAGCTGGTGTGGGAGACGTGTCTTTCAGCCTGA